The DNA region GAACATAGAGTGCGCCCACCAGGCGCGAGCCTAATGATGTGGCCAACTGGATGCGTTGCGATTCGCCACCGGAGAGCGTGGAGCTGAGGCGGTCGAGGGTGAGGTAATCGAGGCCTACCTGATGCAGGAAGTGGATGCGCTGGCGCACCTCTTCGAGGATCTTTCCGGCGATCTCGGTTTGTGACGGTGACAGTTGCAAATTGTCGAAGAACTGTTGCGCGTCGATGATGGTGAGGGCGGAGGTCTCACAGATGTTGCGGTCGTTGATGAGGACGGCGCGAGCTTCGGCGCGGAGGCGCTGGCCACGGCAGTCGGGGCAGAGAGCGTAGCCGCGGTATTTAGAGAGGAAGACGCGGACGTGCAGCTTGTATTTTTTGCGCTCCAGCGCGGCGAAGAAGCCTCGGACGCCGGGGAAGCTGCCGCTGCCGTCTTCGATGAAGCGCTGCTGGTCGGGAGTGAGATCGTACCAGGGAGTGTCGGTGGGGATCTTTGCGGCTTTGGCGGCGCGGATCATCTCGCCGTGGTGGGGACGGTATTTGGTGGTCGTCCAAGGGGCGATGGCGCCTTGATTGAGCGTCTTCGACTTGTCAGGGATGATGAGGTTGGGATCGAAGTCGATGGTGTTGCCGAAGCCCTGGCAGCGCGGGCAGGCTCCGTAGGGATTGTTGAAGGAGAAAAGGCGCGGCTCGGGCTCGCGATAGGCGCGGTGGCAGGTGCTGCACTCGAAGGCTGCGGAGAAACGAAGGTGTTGTGGCTCAGCTTCGTCTTCACGAGGGACGGTGTGGAATTGGATCTCGCCGGACTCGCGGTAGCCGGTCTCGATGGCGTCGACGATGCGGGCGCGGGAGTCGGGGCTGATGGCGAGACGGTCGACGAGGACGAAGATGGGTTGGGCGAAGTCGAGCTCAAGGAGAGATTCGGGGGTGGAGAACTCCACTATTTTTCCGGATTGGTAGAGGCGGTTGTAGCCTCGGCGGCGAAGTTCGGTGAGGCGCTCTTTGAGGGCATCGGTGATGTCGATGGCTTTAGGCGCGGCGGCGGCTTTGGTGGATTTTTTTGCGACGGCCTTTTTGGGCTTGGGGGCTTCTGCTTCCGGCTCGGCGGAGGGTTGCTGCATGGGCTCGAGTTTGATCTCGGCGCGGAGGATAGGGAAGAGGGCGTAGGTGCGGGTTCCTTCGGGCAGGGCTAGGATGGAGGCGACGATTTCGTCTACAGTGTCGTGGCGAACGATGCCGCCGCAGTGCAGGCAGGTGACGGTGCCACAGCGGGCGTAGAGGAGGCGGAGGTAGTCGTAGATCTCGGTTGCGGTGGCGACGGTGGAGCGGGGATTGCGTGTCTGATTTTTTTGCTTGATGGCGATGGCGGGGGCGAGGCCGTCCATGTGATCTACGTCGGGCTTTTCGATGCGCTCGAGGAACTGGCGGGCGTAGGCGGAGAGGGATTCGACGTAGCGGCGCTGGCCCTCGGCGTAGACGGTGTCGAAGGCGAGCGAGGATTTGCCCGAGCCCGAGACGCCGCTGACGACGGTGAGGGCGTTGTGGGGAATGTCGACGTCGATGCCCTTGAGGTTGTGGGTGCGGGCTCCGCGGATGGTGATCTGATCGGGTTTTTGCTCGCTCATGGCCAAACTTCTATTTTCAGGCATTACGGGCTTGAGCGCTAATTAATGAACGGCGATGTGGACGTTCGAAGGCTGGATGATCTAAGACGGAAGGTAATTTCGCTTTCCGTAGGACGACTTCCGGGTACCAATCCGAACGCGTTGCCACTCTTGATGCCTGCTTGGTAGACTTCATGGCCTCCGAAGTTGGAGGCAGCACGGGCGGCAAACCGCGAGCAGATCGCCCCCGAAGAGAAGTAGCAGACCCCTGGCAGTCTATCCGGTTTTAAAAGGACCGATCGCTCGTTTCCCGCTTCGATCGCAGGCAAGAGAACGTGTGGACTTACGTTCTAAGGAGGAGCTATGAGACGAATTACCTTTTTTAATCTGGTTGCAGTTGCAATGCTGGTTGGCGTTATCGCCTGCGTGGTCCCCGCATTCGGCCGGGCGGATAAGAGTTCGGATCCAGTCTACCTAAACAAAATTCCGTCTGGATACCGAGATTGGAAGCTGATCTCTGTAGCCCACGAAGAAGGCAACCTTCACAGTCTCGGCGCCGTTCTGGGCAACGATGTAGCGATCAAGGCATATCGCGAAGGAACGCTACCGTTTCCCGACGGCGCAATCATCGCCGCTTTGCACTACGGCCACGTACCGTCGGAGGAGAACAACAAGGTATTTGGCCGCGCACAATCTTTCGTTCCCGGCCCGCCCACAAACATTCAGTTCATGGTGAAGGACTCGAAGCAGTATGCGGCGACGGACGGTTGGGGGTTCGGGAGCTTCACTCCAGATGGCAAACCTGGCAACGAAACAGCAATGAAAACCTGTGCTCCATGCCACGCGATGGCTTCTCATGATGCTGTCTTCACGCGTTATGCACCTTAACAATCGTTTTCTGGAAAAGCAGGCTGGACGATTGTTGGCGAATGAGAGCTGGAATCGATGGGGTATGTCAGCTTTGTGATTGGGGGCGGAAGATTTCGATCAACAGCAGACAAGCTCCGATGACGATGCAGCTGTCGGCTACGTTGAAGTCGGGCCAGTGGTAGTGGACGATGTGGACTTCGAGGAAGTCGACCACGTGGGAGAAGCGGAGGCGGTCGTAGAGATTGCCGACGGCTCCGCCGAGGATGAGGGCGAGGGCGATGCCAGTGAGCGACAGTTCGCGGCCTACGCGCCAGAGCATACCCAGCACGATGATGACGGCGAGGATGGAGAAGGCGACAAGGCTGTTGCGGACGACGATCGGCGAGAACGAGTCGAAGAGTGAAAACGCCGCGCCGGTGTTGAGGACGTGGGTCAGGCGGAAGACGCCGGGAATGACAGTGATGGCGTAGCCGGGATTGATGTGGTGGACGATCCAGAGCTTGCTGCAGCGGTCGGCCACGACGACCAGTGCGGCGAGCAGGAGGAGGGGGATTCGGCTGTCCCGTTTGTTGTGCGAGATAAGGGACATTTAGGCTTGCTGCTCCGTTGTTTGGGC from Edaphobacter paludis includes:
- the uvrA gene encoding excinuclease ABC subunit UvrA; its protein translation is MSEQKPDQITIRGARTHNLKGIDVDIPHNALTVVSGVSGSGKSSLAFDTVYAEGQRRYVESLSAYARQFLERIEKPDVDHMDGLAPAIAIKQKNQTRNPRSTVATATEIYDYLRLLYARCGTVTCLHCGGIVRHDTVDEIVASILALPEGTRTYALFPILRAEIKLEPMQQPSAEPEAEAPKPKKAVAKKSTKAAAAPKAIDITDALKERLTELRRRGYNRLYQSGKIVEFSTPESLLELDFAQPIFVLVDRLAISPDSRARIVDAIETGYRESGEIQFHTVPREDEAEPQHLRFSAAFECSTCHRAYREPEPRLFSFNNPYGACPRCQGFGNTIDFDPNLIIPDKSKTLNQGAIAPWTTTKYRPHHGEMIRAAKAAKIPTDTPWYDLTPDQQRFIEDGSGSFPGVRGFFAALERKKYKLHVRVFLSKYRGYALCPDCRGQRLRAEARAVLINDRNICETSALTIIDAQQFFDNLQLSPSQTEIAGKILEEVRQRIHFLHQVGLDYLTLDRLSSTLSGGESQRIQLATSLGSRLVGALYVLDEPSIGLHTRDTAKLIRIMKDLRDLGNTILVVEHDPDVIRAADHLLDLGPGAGELGGHLLASGTVAEVTANPNSITGKYLSGRATIPIPRARREPGREHLKLTGARIHNLRGVDLDIPLNLLCVVTGVSGSGKSTIVHQVLYRALMQALGQTDGGDPAHLFRELSGTQHLNDVILVDQSPIGRTPRSNPVTYIKAFDDIRALFAAQPDAKRKGLGPGHFSFNVPGGRCDVCEGDGTVTVEMQFLADIELPCEECNGTRYKSSTLEIKYKNKNIHDVLNMTVKEALVYFAGHPKIVDKLYVLDEVGLGYVRLGQSATTLSGGEAQRVKLASHLATARSITGRSTNDAAAKARSRTLYILDEPTTGLHFDDVAKLLAAFHKLIEGGGSLLVIEHNLDVIKSADWVIDMGPEGGNGGGQIVATGTPEEVAANPASHTGHWLAPVLNMVAIAQ
- a CDS encoding cytochrome P460 family protein codes for the protein MRRITFFNLVAVAMLVGVIACVVPAFGRADKSSDPVYLNKIPSGYRDWKLISVAHEEGNLHSLGAVLGNDVAIKAYREGTLPFPDGAIIAALHYGHVPSEENNKVFGRAQSFVPGPPTNIQFMVKDSKQYAATDGWGFGSFTPDGKPGNETAMKTCAPCHAMASHDAVFTRYAP
- the lspA gene encoding signal peptidase II, which produces MSLISHNKRDSRIPLLLLAALVVVADRCSKLWIVHHINPGYAITVIPGVFRLTHVLNTGAAFSLFDSFSPIVVRNSLVAFSILAVIIVLGMLWRVGRELSLTGIALALILGGAVGNLYDRLRFSHVVDFLEVHIVHYHWPDFNVADSCIVIGACLLLIEIFRPQSQS